In Mycoavidus cysteinexigens, a genomic segment contains:
- a CDS encoding biotin-dependent carboxyltransferase family protein, producing MIEVLRAGLLTSVQDLGRKGYRMSGVCTSGALDTLALHIANRMVGNAPEAAGLELTAGPVSLHFTQTTRVALSGADFSATLDSLPVHAWWSFPVEAGQTLRLHTPKIGMRAYLAVHGGIDVTPMLGSRSTDLKAGFGGLNGRALKDGDQLPLGTTPPSRHSSDALHMPAFGIKAPGWHRFERLNPRAENKTSLHGAPGTSVRVLRGPEYDHFTAAAHEAFWSEPWLITTNSNRMGYRLAGPELKRAKNLELLSHAVLPGTLQVPGNGQPIALMHDAQTTGGYAKIGVVIQADLWRLAQARLASNLYFTECTITDARIAYADLQRYLAQIEFAIDQQYQGYAQQAKALA from the coding sequence ATGATTGAAGTTTTGCGAGCAGGTTTACTGACCTCGGTACAAGACCTTGGCCGAAAAGGTTATCGTATGTCAGGGGTCTGTACTAGCGGGGCTCTCGACACGCTTGCCTTACATATCGCCAACCGAATGGTTGGCAATGCGCCTGAAGCGGCAGGGCTTGAATTGACTGCTGGGCCAGTCAGTTTGCATTTTACGCAAACGACACGGGTTGCCCTGAGCGGCGCTGATTTTAGCGCAACGCTTGATAGCCTTCCGGTTCATGCCTGGTGGAGCTTTCCGGTTGAAGCCGGACAGACCCTGCGCTTGCATACCCCTAAAATCGGCATGCGCGCTTATCTTGCGGTTCATGGCGGCATCGACGTTACGCCTATGCTCGGCTCGCGTAGTACAGATTTAAAAGCCGGCTTTGGCGGTCTGAACGGGCGCGCGCTAAAAGATGGAGACCAATTGCCACTGGGCACCACGCCGCCATCAAGGCATAGCTCTGACGCGTTACACATGCCGGCCTTCGGAATTAAAGCGCCTGGTTGGCACCGTTTTGAACGCCTTAACCCGCGCGCAGAAAATAAAACTTCGCTGCATGGTGCGCCAGGTACTAGCGTACGCGTATTGCGCGGCCCTGAATATGACCACTTTACTGCCGCTGCGCATGAAGCTTTCTGGTCTGAGCCATGGCTCATCACAACCAATAGCAATCGCATGGGCTACCGACTTGCTGGCCCTGAGCTAAAACGTGCAAAGAATCTTGAACTGCTATCTCATGCGGTCCTACCCGGCACCCTTCAAGTACCCGGCAATGGGCAGCCGATTGCGCTTATGCATGATGCACAAACGACTGGCGGCTACGCAAAAATCGGGGTCGTGATCCAAGCAGATTTATGGCGCTTAGCGCAAGCGCGCCTCGCCAGCAATTTGTATTTTACGGAATGCACCATTACTGACGCGCGTATCGCCTATGCAGATTTACAGCGCTATTTAGCCCAGATTGAATTCGCCATTGACCAGCAATACCAAGGTTACGCACAGCAAGCAAAAGCGCTAGCCTGA
- the pxpB gene encoding 5-oxoprolinase subunit PxpB: MDLPRIFPFGEGALVCESPAPATLACQKRFWAMAAAAQQWPYVTEIVPGMNNLTVLFDPLAADVDALAKMLAKAWRAAAENLKPGRLVEIPVCYGGESGPDLAEVAQHTKLSIEEIIKRHTNTEYTVFCLGFQPGFAYLGGLDPKLATPRRAEPRVAIPAGSVGIGGTQTGIYPASSPGGWQLIGRTAAKLFDPMGNPPSLLQPGDRVRFTIASQTTITI; encoded by the coding sequence ATGGACTTACCGCGTATTTTCCCTTTTGGCGAGGGCGCACTCGTATGCGAGTCGCCGGCACCAGCCACGCTCGCCTGTCAAAAGCGCTTCTGGGCAATGGCGGCGGCGGCGCAGCAGTGGCCTTATGTGACCGAGATCGTACCGGGAATGAATAATTTAACCGTGCTTTTCGACCCATTAGCCGCTGACGTAGACGCTCTTGCAAAAATGCTTGCCAAAGCTTGGCGCGCCGCGGCTGAAAACCTAAAACCAGGCCGTTTAGTCGAAATTCCGGTGTGTTATGGCGGTGAATCCGGACCAGACCTCGCCGAAGTCGCGCAGCACACAAAGCTGAGTATTGAAGAAATCATTAAGCGTCATACCAATACCGAATACACCGTCTTTTGCCTTGGCTTCCAGCCCGGTTTTGCCTATTTAGGGGGCTTGGATCCAAAGCTTGCAACGCCCCGACGGGCTGAGCCGCGCGTCGCGATACCTGCTGGCTCAGTGGGCATTGGCGGCACCCAGACAGGCATTTATCCGGCCAGCTCACCCGGCGGCTGGCAATTAATTGGACGTACCGCAGCAAAACTGTTTGATCCTATGGGTAATCCGCCAAGTCTCCTCCAGCCCGGGGATCGAGTACGCTTTACCATAGCGAGCCAAACCACCATAACTATTTAA
- a CDS encoding 5-formyltetrahydrofolate cyclo-ligase, whose translation MGLQSIACKAADAAANSSKISLRNALLAARQAQQAQLHSEAALAARIVTVLAERKPHCVAFYWPFAGEFDTRATLVNWLHETPTHCAALPVVTEKGGVLRFYRWTPETPMQEGYFKIPVPTHTSEVQPDVLLVPCVGFDLARYRLGYGGGYYDRTLARLEPRPFTVGISYECGRVMDMLPREPHDISLDLILTEKMRYE comes from the coding sequence ATGGGCTTACAAAGCATAGCATGTAAAGCTGCAGATGCAGCAGCTAATTCCTCAAAAATTTCATTACGCAACGCATTACTCGCAGCCAGACAAGCGCAGCAAGCTCAGTTGCATAGCGAAGCGGCCCTGGCGGCGCGTATTGTCACTGTACTCGCTGAACGTAAGCCGCATTGTGTGGCATTTTATTGGCCTTTTGCTGGTGAATTCGATACCCGTGCAACTCTGGTTAATTGGCTGCATGAAACGCCAACCCATTGTGCCGCGCTACCGGTTGTAACGGAAAAAGGGGGCGTATTGCGCTTTTATCGCTGGACGCCGGAAACGCCGATGCAAGAAGGTTATTTCAAAATTCCAGTACCGACTCACACCAGTGAAGTGCAACCTGATGTATTGCTCGTGCCATGCGTAGGCTTTGATCTAGCGCGCTACCGGCTCGGCTATGGAGGGGGCTATTACGACCGCACTCTAGCCAGGCTTGAGCCACGGCCATTTACCGTAGGCATTAGTTATGAGTGCGGCCGCGTGATGGATATGTTGCCACGTGAGCCGCATGACATTTCACTTGATTTGATACTCACTGAAAAGATGCGCTATGAATAA
- a CDS encoding lytic transglycosylase domain-containing protein: MIRRVTQVYRVLLVGGALATLVSCSTANAARAQPESLPTEPDAIFLALREAAQKNDAPRAFELARRLPAYPSPSYVEYFALKPQLFDASGQARLNAPDTLILNFLQKYEGQAIADRMRNDYLLVLGARHAWHDFDEQYQRFALKDDLQLKCYALQAQAAHGREVAEAARALLVAPNRYGNGCVELISVLTQKKQFEQDDIWQQIRLAYEINEVAVGNRIADALGPQRPSPKQFAMAVTQPQALLEQGVPINTAAHQLALLAITRIARQDPILAAAIFTSIAERLTPQEQATGWGTIAYRAALEKIPLAPDWYQLATDGWLSNPAYEWRVRAALLAENWPMVLKAIEMMPGTLRHQPVWIYWQGRGLRATGESALAVQAWRKIASNFDFYGQLATEELGRQIALPPTTALAEREAEIKRLQTLPGFQLAEHFYRLQMYFEGAREWNWTLRGMSDRQLLAAAELARRLKLYDRAVNTAERTRQEHDFKLRYIAPLRDLMERNAKLTDLDPAWAYGLIRQESRFISDARSSVGATGLMQLMPGTAQLVARKIGLGKISSAKMNDVETNILLGMNYLAMMYAELDASPVLASAAYNAGPHRAQKWRAALTRPIEGAIFAETIPFNETRDYVKKVLANTVYYATLLNGTPQSLKARLGVIAPQNVPEALPQKPDTTKQIN; the protein is encoded by the coding sequence GTGATTCGCCGCGTAACTCAAGTATATCGTGTGCTGCTAGTGGGCGGCGCACTCGCAACGCTTGTGAGCTGCAGTACGGCGAATGCTGCGCGTGCGCAGCCAGAAAGTTTGCCGACAGAACCCGACGCGATTTTCCTTGCCTTGCGTGAAGCCGCCCAAAAAAATGACGCCCCGCGTGCGTTTGAGCTCGCGCGCCGCCTGCCAGCTTATCCAAGTCCCTCCTACGTAGAATATTTTGCGCTTAAGCCGCAACTTTTCGATGCATCGGGCCAGGCGCGCTTAAACGCGCCTGATACGTTGATTCTAAATTTCCTACAAAAATATGAAGGGCAAGCGATTGCCGATCGGATGCGCAATGATTATTTGCTGGTGCTGGGCGCGCGTCATGCCTGGCATGACTTTGATGAGCAATACCAGCGCTTTGCGCTAAAAGATGACCTGCAACTTAAATGCTATGCATTGCAAGCGCAGGCGGCGCACGGAAGAGAGGTGGCTGAAGCCGCGCGCGCTTTACTGGTTGCGCCAAACCGTTATGGCAATGGCTGTGTAGAGCTTATTTCTGTTTTAACGCAAAAAAAACAGTTTGAGCAGGATGATATTTGGCAACAGATCCGGCTGGCTTATGAAATCAATGAAGTCGCAGTAGGTAACCGGATTGCGGATGCACTAGGGCCTCAGCGTCCGAGTCCAAAACAATTTGCAATGGCGGTGACCCAACCCCAGGCTTTGCTTGAGCAAGGTGTACCAATTAATACCGCGGCGCATCAGTTGGCGCTCCTGGCGATTACCCGCATTGCCCGTCAGGACCCGATTTTAGCCGCAGCAATTTTTACCTCAATCGCAGAGCGCCTAACGCCGCAAGAGCAGGCCACGGGTTGGGGTACGATTGCCTATCGGGCGGCGCTTGAAAAAATCCCCCTTGCGCCGGATTGGTATCAATTAGCGACGGATGGCTGGTTGTCTAATCCAGCTTACGAATGGCGTGTGCGCGCAGCTTTGTTGGCGGAAAATTGGCCGATGGTGCTTAAGGCGATTGAAATGATGCCAGGCACTTTACGTCATCAACCTGTTTGGATTTACTGGCAGGGCCGCGGGTTGCGCGCAACCGGCGAAAGTGCTTTGGCGGTACAGGCTTGGCGGAAAATTGCGTCAAATTTTGATTTTTACGGGCAATTGGCAACTGAAGAGCTCGGCAGGCAGATTGCCTTGCCCCCGACCACTGCGCTTGCCGAGCGTGAAGCAGAGATTAAGCGTCTGCAAACGCTGCCTGGTTTTCAGCTTGCCGAGCATTTTTATCGCTTGCAGATGTACTTTGAAGGTGCGCGGGAATGGAATTGGACTTTGCGCGGTATGAGCGACCGCCAGTTGTTGGCGGCGGCAGAATTAGCGCGGCGGCTTAAGTTATACGACCGCGCGGTCAATACGGCTGAGCGCACGCGGCAAGAGCATGACTTTAAACTGCGCTATATTGCGCCATTGCGCGATCTTATGGAGCGCAATGCGAAACTAACTGACCTAGATCCCGCTTGGGCCTATGGCTTAATTCGACAAGAATCACGTTTTATTAGCGATGCGCGTTCTAGTGTTGGGGCAACCGGCTTGATGCAGTTAATGCCTGGGACGGCGCAACTCGTGGCGCGCAAAATTGGCTTAGGGAAAATATCTAGCGCAAAAATGAATGATGTTGAAACAAATATTCTGTTGGGGATGAATTATTTGGCGATGATGTATGCTGAGCTTGATGCTTCGCCCGTGCTTGCTTCGGCGGCTTACAATGCCGGTCCACATCGTGCGCAGAAATGGCGCGCAGCATTAACCAGGCCAATTGAAGGCGCTATATTTGCAGAAACCATTCCATTCAATGAAACACGTGATTATGTGAAAAAAGTTTTGGCGAATACAGTTTACTATGCAACCTTGTTAAATGGGACTCCACAGTCACTTAAAGCGCGACTTGGCGTAATTGCACCGCAGAATGTGCCTGAAGCCCTGCCACAAAAACCAGATACAACGAAACAAATTAATTGA
- the pxpA gene encoding 5-oxoprolinase subunit PxpA, with amino-acid sequence MQIDLNADLGEGCTTDEALLDLISSANIACGWHAGGANEILNCTRWARQKGTAIGAHPSFNDRENFGRTEHRLSAEEIHAALLYQLGALSAIVRAQGACVTHVKPHGALYNQAAREPAVAQAISAAIRDFDPKLAIFGLANSALITAAQQAGLKAVEEVFADRAYRADGSLVPRGTPGAVLEDEDEVLARTLKMVREQRVQAIDGHWVTLKVQTICLHGDNPHALAFARRIRAQFDAEGIQVRSTVTTP; translated from the coding sequence ATGCAGATTGATCTAAATGCCGATCTAGGCGAAGGGTGTACCACGGACGAAGCTTTGCTGGATCTCATTAGTTCCGCCAATATTGCGTGTGGCTGGCATGCGGGTGGCGCCAACGAAATCTTGAATTGCACACGCTGGGCGCGGCAAAAAGGTACGGCTATCGGCGCGCACCCTAGTTTTAATGACCGCGAAAACTTTGGCCGCACCGAGCATCGCTTATCCGCGGAGGAGATCCATGCCGCGCTTCTCTATCAACTAGGAGCGCTCAGCGCTATCGTGCGCGCGCAAGGTGCCTGCGTTACGCATGTCAAGCCGCATGGGGCGCTGTACAACCAAGCGGCGCGCGAGCCTGCAGTGGCCCAGGCCATTAGCGCCGCGATACGTGATTTTGACCCGAAATTAGCCATTTTTGGGCTGGCCAATAGTGCATTAATCACGGCCGCACAGCAGGCCGGCCTAAAGGCCGTTGAAGAAGTTTTTGCAGATCGGGCTTATCGCGCAGACGGCTCACTGGTGCCCCGTGGCACACCGGGGGCGGTCCTCGAAGATGAAGATGAAGTCTTAGCTCGCACCTTAAAAATGGTTCGTGAGCAACGTGTGCAAGCAATCGACGGTCATTGGGTGACGCTTAAAGTGCAAACCATTTGCTTACATGGGGATAATCCTCATGCGCTTGCGTTTGCCCGGCGCATTCGCGCTCAATTTGATGCCGAGGGCATTCAGGTCCGTTCAACTGTAACCACGCCATAG
- a CDS encoding DUF969 domain-containing protein, which produces MQTIVNLWPLLGVAAIILGFLLHFNPLLAVAAAAVITCLAAGFPVREVLATIGTGFVKTRNLPLIILLPLVVIGLLERHGLREHAQAWIGRIRSATVGRLLIVYLFVRELTAALGLTGLGGHPQMVRPLLAPMAEGAAQSRYGKISDALRYRLRAFSAATDNVGLFFGEDIFVAFGAIVLMATFLREAGIEVAPIKIALWGIPTAICAFIIHAFRLYQLDRKLDREFGRPSDSAKRNADGEPS; this is translated from the coding sequence ATGCAAACAATTGTCAATTTATGGCCGCTGCTAGGTGTAGCTGCCATCATCCTTGGTTTCTTGCTCCATTTTAATCCGCTGCTAGCCGTGGCCGCCGCGGCCGTGATTACGTGTCTTGCCGCCGGTTTCCCGGTTAGAGAAGTGCTCGCGACCATCGGTACGGGCTTTGTTAAAACGCGTAATTTACCGCTCATTATTTTACTGCCCTTAGTCGTGATTGGCCTACTGGAGCGGCATGGTTTACGTGAGCACGCACAAGCCTGGATTGGCCGGATTCGCTCAGCAACAGTTGGGCGCTTATTAATCGTTTATTTATTTGTGCGCGAACTGACTGCGGCGCTCGGTTTAACCGGCCTAGGTGGCCATCCGCAAATGGTGCGCCCGCTGCTTGCCCCCATGGCCGAAGGCGCAGCGCAAAGTCGCTACGGCAAAATTAGCGATGCATTACGCTACCGATTACGCGCATTTTCTGCGGCAACTGACAACGTCGGCCTCTTTTTTGGCGAGGATATTTTTGTTGCCTTCGGTGCTATTGTCCTGATGGCGACTTTCTTGCGTGAAGCAGGTATTGAGGTTGCGCCGATAAAGATTGCGCTATGGGGTATTCCAACCGCCATCTGCGCTTTCATTATCCATGCCTTCCGACTTTATCAACTCGACCGCAAACTGGATCGGGAATTCGGCCGGCCCTCTGACTCCGCTAAACGCAACGCAGACGGAGAGCCATCATGA